In Pyrus communis chromosome 8, drPyrComm1.1, whole genome shotgun sequence, one genomic interval encodes:
- the LOC137741762 gene encoding purple acid phosphatase 18-like, translating to MDPKQIITLLFLISATVISAHEYLRPPPRKALHFPWSRKSSSLPQQVHISLAGDKHMRVTWVTDDKYAPSVVEYGTSSGTYSSVAQGESTSYTYMLYSSGKIHHTVIGPLEHDTVYFYQCGGQGPEFQFKTPPAQFPITFAVAGDLGQTGWTKSTLDHIDQCKYDVHLLPGDLSYADYIQSRWDTFGELVQPLASARPWMVTQGNHERENIPLLKDGFQSYNSRWKMPYEESGSSSNLYYSFELAGVHAIMLGSYTDYDEYSGQYRWLKADLSKIDRQKTPWLLVLFHVPWYNSNKAHQGEGDSMMAAMEPLLYAASVDIVFAGHVHAYERTKRVNNGRSDTCGAVHITIGDGGNREGLAHKYKRPSPEWSVFREASFGHGELNIKNSTHALWTWHRNDDDEPVRSDQVWITSLVSSGCVAEKRHEQRKILIEP from the exons ATGGACCCCAAGCAGATAATCACGCTCCTTTTCTTAATCTCCGCCACCGTCATCTCCGCCCATGAATACCTCCGACCACCGCCTCGCAAGGCCCTCCATTTCCCATGGAGTCGAAAATCCTCTTCTCTTCCCCAGCAG GTCCACATCTCTTTGGCAGGAGACAAGCACATGCGAGTGACGTGGGTCACTGATGATAAATATGCTCCTTCAGTTGTCGAATATGGAACATCATCTGGGACATACAGTTCTGTAGCTCAAGGAGAAAGCACCTCTTATACGTATATGCTCTATAGCTCAGGAAAGATACACCATACTGTCATTGGGCCTCTTGAACATGACACCGTCTACTTCTACCAATGTGGAGGCCAAGGTCCTGAGTTTCAGTTCAAGACCCCTCCAGCTCAATTTCCAATTACTTTTGCTGTGGCTGGAGATCTCGGACAAACTGGATGGACAAAGTCAACCCTAGACCACATTGACCAGTGCAAATATGATGTGCATCTGCTTCCTGGAGACCTTTCATATGCTGATTACATTCAGTCTCGGTGGGATACATTTGGTGAGCTGGTGCAGCCACTTGCAAGTGCAAGGCCATGGATGGTAACCCAAGGGAACCATGAAAGGGAAAATATACCATTGTTAAAGGATGGGTTTCAATCCTATAATTCCAGGTGGAAAATGCCGTATGAAGAAAGCGGATCAAGTTCAAATCTTTACTATTCCTTCGAACTTGCAGGTGTCCATGCTATCATGCTTGGTTCATATACTGATTATGATGAGTATTCAGGTCAATACAGGTGGTTGAAG GCTGATCTTTCAAAGATTGACCGACAGAAGACGCCTTGGCTGCTCGTGCTATTTCATGTTCCCTGGTACAATAGTAACAAGGCTCATCAAGGTGAAGGGGACAGCATGATGGCAGCAATGGAGCCGTTGCTTTATGCTGCCAGTGTGGATATAGTGTTTGCTGGTCATGTTCATGCTTATGAACGGACG AAACGTGTGAACAATGGAAGATCAGATACATGCGGTGCTGTCCACATAACCATTGGTGATGGCGGAAACAGAGAAGGGTTAGCTCACAA GTATAAAAGGCCATCACCTGAGTGGTCAGTTTTCCGGGAAGCAAGTTTTGGTCATGGTGAGCTGAATATAAAGAACTCGACCCATGCCTTATGGACCTGGCATAGGAATGACGATGACGAGCCTGTAAGATCCGATCAGGTCTGGATAACCTCGTTGGTTAGTTCGGGATGCGTTGCTGAGAAGAGACATGAACAAAGGAAGATACTCATCGAACCATAG
- the LOC137742056 gene encoding protein FATTY ACID EXPORT 6-like has translation MLTTNTKVPACRKKKSLIREGLRINQCGFFPENLRVFPETQLEKMHDFCFTIPYGLVLIGGGVFGYFKKGSTASLAGGAGIGLLLTLAGYISLKAFEKKKNSYPALILETVCAALLTWVMGQRYLHTFKIMPAGVVAGISVVMTGFYLYKIATGGNHIPAKTK, from the exons ATGCTGACGACAAACACAAAAGTCCCTGcctgtagaaaaaaaaaatctttaattCGTGAGGGATTGAGGATAAACCAGTGTGGTTTTTTCCCCGAGAATCTGAGAGTTTTCCCGGAAACCCAGTTGGAGAAGATGCACGATTTTTGCTTCACGATCCCCTACGGGTTGGTGCTGATCGGCGGAGGAGTTTTTGGATATTTCAAGAAGGGGAGCACGGCTTCTTTGGCTGGAGGCGCGGGCATCGGATTGCTCCTCACTCTTGCTGGATATATCAGTCTCAAAGCCttcgagaagaagaagaactcgtATCCTGCTCTGATTCTCGAAACGG TTTGTGCTGCCCTACTTACGTGGGTCATGGGACAGCGCTATCTGCATACTTTTAAGATCATGCCAGCTGGTGTTGTTGCTGGTATCAG CGTTGTCATGACTGGATTTTATCTGTACAAAATTGCAACGGGTGGAAACCATATTCCAGCCAAGACCAAGTAA
- the LOC137742371 gene encoding uncharacterized protein: MATRTHRRWFGSRTRNNNLCSLLQNPCFLPQTLKMVTTQAASKRPICPSCSKPARLCLCSRIQNPGLHNSVSVTILQHSLEKNHPLNSARIARLGLKNLSVVTVSDVNFESQFVIRPLDSVSQMGSDRNGLKSLGFDEVVESRETQKLDFEYCDGFSPGEENVGKLGFGLSANLAEEKINSSLIDCEKCNFGSDLGDMSSSRNQLGDVDFVEKEHEFSSEDFTDGIHVDGQCNVDDVSASTALDALSGDSDVGFDAVEGIERCNGDPVITATIGKHGVISSLSHNWMPQTGCKDLKFDTILDIADARGALSEGFVVRKLQKQPLKGSVELDEYVEFEVEVPPGSVLLFPSEEAVSVGDLEAMDIKVKNLIVLDGTWSKAKRMYGENPWLKLLPHLKLNVDKMSLYSEVRLQPKPGFLSTIESIVYALKAVGDSPGALAEGLDNLLDVFRSMVEDQIRCKEERLSNVSPG, encoded by the coding sequence ATGGCTACTCGAACACATAGACGCTGGTTCGGTTCTCGGACCCGAAACAACAATCTCTGCTCACTTCTCCAAAACCCTTGCTTTCTTCCTCAAACCCTAAAAATGGTGACTACTCAGGCCGCTTCCAAACGACCCATTTGCCCATCGTGCTCCAAACCAGCTCGGCTCTGCCTCTGCTCTCGGATTCAGAACCCGGGGCTCCATAACTCTGTAAGTGTGACCATTCTTCAACACAGCTTAGAAAAGAATCACCCACTTAATTCCGCTAGGATTGCTAGATTAGGCCTCAAGAATCTCAGTGTAGTTACTGTTTCTGATGTGAATTTTGAATCCCAGTTCGTTATCCGGCCGCTGGACTCGGTTTCTCAAATGGGTTCGGACCGGAATGGTTTGAAAAGTTTAGGTTTTGATGAAGTTGTTGAAAGTAGAGAGACCCAGAAGCTGGATTTTGAGTATTGTGATGGGTTCAGCCCAGGGGAagaaaatgtgggaaagttGGGATTTGGGTTATCTGCAAATTTGGCAGAAGAGAAAATCAATAGTAGTTTGATTGATTGTGAGAAATGCAATTTTGGTAGTGATTTAGGTGATATGAGTAGTTCTCGAAACCAATTAGGGGATGTAGATTTTGTGGAGAAAGAACATGAATTCAGTAGTGAAGATTTCACTGATGGCATACACGTAGATGGGCAATGCAATGTCGATGATGTTTCTGCTTCTACTGCGTTGGATGCATTATCCGGGGATTCTGATGTAGGTTTTGATGCGGTTGAAGGTATCGAAAGGTGTAATGGTGATCCTGTTATAACTGCTACCATTGGTAAGCATGGCGTCATTAGCTCACTTTCGCATAATTGGATGCCACAAACCGGTTGCAAGGATCTGAAATTTGATACAATTTTAGACATAGCAGATGCGCGTGGTGCACTATCAGAGGGGTTTGTTGTACGGAAGTTGCAAAAGCAGCCGTTGAAGGGAAGCGTGGAGTTGGATGAGTATGTGGAGTTTGAGGTAGAGGTTCCTCCTGGATCTGTACTCTTATTTCCATCTGAAGAAGCAGTCAGTGTCGGGGACCTTGAGGCGATGGATATTAAGGTGAAGAATCTGATTGTTTTGGATGGAACATGGTCAAAGGCAAAGAGAATGTATGGGGAAAACCCCTGGTTGAAACTCTTGCCGCACTTGAAATTGAATGTGGACAAGATGAGCTTGTACAGTGAAGTGAGGCTTCAGCCGAAGCCGGGATTTCTCTCCACTATTGAGAGCATTGTGTATGCACTTAAAGCAGTAGGGGACAGCCCTGGGGCGCTGGCTGAGGGGCTGGACAACCTCTTGGATGTTTTCAGGTCTATGGTCGAGGACCAGATACGATGCAAAGAAGAGAGATTGAGCAATGTCTCGCCGGGGTGA
- the LOC137742150 gene encoding uncharacterized protein, with translation MASSPSLLFAATITTLTFLSVHSVKLPFHPRDVLPLLPRQISWPILNSLHGPVDLLPTFVGSASSPNDSFEWKGACFYQNTAWMEFHNKTGSEFGGGTLHLKVSKPHSWTCMDIYVFATPYTVTWDYYLLSREHTFEFKEWQGKDEFEYVKNRGVSIFLMQAGMLGTLQALWDVFPLFTNTGWGENSNIGFLEKHMGASFDQRPQPWVTNISIDDIHSGDFLAISKIRGRWGGFETLEKWVSGAYAGHSAVCLRDSEGKLWVGESGHENEKGEDIIAVLPWDEWWEFELNKDDSNPHIALLPLHPDIRAKFNETAAWEYARSMEGQPYGFHNLIFSWIDTIEDNYPPPLDAHVVASVMTVWNQIQPAYAANMWNEALNTRLGTKNLTFPDILVEVEKRGSSFDQLLTIPEQDDWEYSDGKSTSCVAFILEMYKEAGLFGPIASSIQVTEFTIKDAYMLKFFENNSSRLPKWCNDGDPVKLPFCQIKGKYRMELPLYNTMETYPHMNERCPSLPPKYSRSQNC, from the exons ATGGcttcctctccctctctacTGTTCGCAGCCACCATAACCACCCTCACTTTTCTCTCCGTACACTCCGTCAAATTACCATTTCACCCCCGCGACGTCCTCCCTCTCCTGCCCAGACAGATTTCATGGCCAATCCTCAACTCTCTGCACGGCCCGGTCGATCTCCTGCCCACCTTCGTTGGCTCGGCTTCGTCCCCGAACGACAGTTTTGAGTGGAAAGGCGCGTGTTTTTACCAGAACACGGCGTGGATGGAGTTCCACAACAAGACTGGCAGCGAATTTGGCGGCGGAACTCTTCATCTCAAG GTTAGTAAGCCTCACAGTTGGACGTGTATGGATATTTACGTCTTTGCAACTCCATACACTGTCACATGGGATTACTATTTACTGTCTCGGGAGCATACATTTGAGTTTAAAGAGTGGCAAGGAAAAGACGAGTTTGAATAT GTGAAAAACAGGGGAGTTTCTATTTTCCTTATGCAAGCAGGGATGTTAGGCACCCTTCAAGCGTTGTGGGATGTCTTCCCTTTGTTTACGAATACTGGATGGGGTGAGAACTCTAATATTGGGTTTCTTGAGAAGCACATGGGTGCTTCCTTTGATCAGCGTCCTCAACCTTGGGTAACAAATATTAGCATTGATGATATTCACTCTGGAGATTTCCTAGCAATATCTAAGATTCGTGGACGGTGGGGTGGATTTGAGACTCTAGAAAAGTGGGTGAGTGGAGCTTATGCTGGTCATTCTGCTGTTTGTTTAAGGGATTCTGAAGGAAAGCTATGGGTTGGTGAATCAGGACACGAAAATGAGAAG GGGGAAGATATTATTGCTGTGCTTCCATGGGATGAATGGTGGGAATTTGAGCTAAATAAAGATGATTCCAATCCCCATATTGCATTGCTTCCCTTGCATCCTGATATACGAGCTAAGTTCAATGAGACTGCTGCCTGGGAGTATGCAAGGAGCATGGAAGGTCAACCTTATGGTTTTCATAACTTGATATTCAGCTGGATAGATACTATAGAAGACAACTATCCACCCCCTTTGGATGCTCACGTG GTTGCATCTGTTATGACTGTTTGGAATCAAATACAGCCTGCATATGCTGCGAACATGTGGAACGAAGCCTTGAACACGAGACTTGGAACAAAG AACCTTACTTTTCCGGATATTCTAGTTGAAGTTGAAAAGAGAGGATCATCTTTTGACCAACTGCTGACAATTCCCGAACAGGATGATTGGGAATACAGTGATGGGAAGTCAACATCGTGTGTGGCCTTCATTCTTGAAATGTATAAGGAGGCAGGACTGTTTGGTCCAATTGCAAGCTCTATCCAGGTCACTGAATTTACG ATAAAAGATGCTTACATGCTCAAGTTCTTTGAAAATAATTCAAGCCGCCTGCCAAagtggtgcaatgatggtgaCCCCGTGAAGCTTCCTTTCTGTCAAATTAAAGGGAAGTATCGAATGGAATTACCTTTATACAACACTATGGAAACGTACCCCCATATGAACGAAAGGTGCCCATCACTGCCCCCCAAGTACTCCCGGTCGCAGAATTGCTAA